Sequence from the Fodinibius salicampi genome:
AGCTCAACCACCTCCTCATGCTCTACATTACCGGCAACTGCCACCAGTAGATTCAAAGGCTGATAACGCCCTTCCATGTACTCATAAAGATTATCTCTGCTGAAGGAAGAAACGGTTTCTTCATATCCCAAAGTTGGTCGTCCCAATGGATGTCCTTCAAATATCTTGGCACCAAACTTCTCAAACAGATAGTCATTGGGACTATCACGGTACATCTTCATTTCCTCTATAACCACTTTCTTTTCCTTCTGGATTTCTTCTTCGGGAAAAGAGGGATGCAATACCATATCTGACAGCACATCCAGCGCTTTATCAAGCTGAGTATTAAGGCAGCGCGAATAGTAGCATGTATATTCTGATGACGTAAAAGCGTTTAAATAGCCCCCTACTGATTCCATACTCATTGCTATGTCATAGGAAGAGCGCGTTTCTGTACCTTTAAACAGCATATGTTCCAGAAAATGAGTAACTCCAGACAAATTCTGACTTTCATTTCTGCTTCCGGTCTTCGCCCAAATACCAACAGAGACACTTTTTACGCTGGGTACACGCTCCGTAACAATCTTCAGACCATTATCGAGTATGGTCTTCTTTACCGAATTCAGTTGTTCCTGCTTTTCGTTATCCATAGTAACATTCTTTTCTTTTGCTCTTGACATGATAAAGAAAGCGCCACCCCGAAAAACGAGATGGCGCTTTATCATTTTTTAATGCACTGCCCTAATTGAGACTGTCAATTTTCATCTTCGGGGAGCAATGCTTTGCGGGAGAGACGAAGCTTTCCGCCATGCTCTACTTTCAGGAGCTTAACATCAATTTCGTCTCCAACTGAAAGCACATCACTTACATTTTTCACATGACTGTGATTGATCTCAGAAACGTGCAGCAATCCATCTTTGCCCGGTACAATCTCTACAAAAGCACCATAATCTTTAATGGCTTTTACCGTTCCGTGATAGGTTGCACCTTCTTCCAGATGCCCGACAATACCTTCAATACGCTTCTTAGCTTCTTCAGCTTTTGAGAGCGCATCGGCGGTAATAGTAATTTTACCTACCTCCCGCTCTTCATCTTCTTCTACCCAAATTTCGGTATCCGTTTCTTTCTGAAGGGTTTGAATCACTTTTCCGCCCGGTCCAATAACCGATCCGATTTCATCAGCATCAATTTCCATATTGATAAACTGCGGAGCAAATTCAGAAATCTGCTCACGAGGCTCGGATATGGTTTCAGCCATCTTATCGAGAATATGCAGGCGGCCTTTGCGCGCTTGTTCAAGAGCTTCTTCCAGCTTCTCGTATGAAATTCCACTTACCTTCATATCCATCTGGCAAGCGGTAATTCCATCACGGCTTCCGGCCGTCTTAAAGTCCATATCTCCCATAAAGTCTTCTTCTCCACGAATGTCGGAGAGTACAACAGACTCATTCTCACCGACAATCATTCCCATCGCAATTCCTGCCACGGGTTTTTTAAGAGGAACTCCGGCATCCATAAGCGCCATTGATCCCCCACAGACCGAAGCCATCGAAGACGACCCATTAGATTCTGTAATATCGGAGATAACCCGGATTACATATCCGAACTCATCAAATGATGGCATTAACTTGCTGATAGAACGTTCGGCAAGGTGGCCGTGCCCAATCTCACGTCGGCCGGGGCCGCGCATAAATCCAGCTTCTCCAACGCTGTAATTTGGGAAATTATAGTGCAAAAAGAACTTCTTATCTTTTTCTTGTAATAGGGTATCAATTGACTGAGCGTCTTTCTGTGTTCCCAGTGTTACAGAAACCAATGACTGGGTTTCGCCGCGAGTGAAAATAGCAGAACCATGTGTGCGTGCCAGATAATCAACTTGCGTCCAGATATCCCGGATATCCTCAGGAGAACGTCCGTCAATACGACGTTTCTCCTCCAGTATCATAGCCCGAAGCTGGTTCTTCTCTATCGTGCTAAGAATGTCTTTAATATCATCTTTGGCATCCTCATATTCTTCTTGCCCTGTTAGCTCTTCAACGACCGACTCTTTTAGCCCATCCAGCTTTTCGCTGTATGCTTCTTTTCCGAGACCAATATGAACGATTTCTCTTACTTTCTCTTGAGCAAGTTCCTTCACTTTGGTTTCGAGATCTTCGTCAACAGGCTCCGGCTCAAATTCCCGCTTGGGCTTACCAAACTCTTCGCGCAGCTCTTCCTGAAAAGCACAGAGCTTTTTGATCGCTTCATGGCCAACTTTAATAGCCTCAAGCATTTCCTCTTCGGAAACTTCATCCATTTCACCTTCCATCATGGAAACACTCTCTGCAGTTCCACCAATAATCATATCGATGTCACTGCCTTCCATCTCACTGATGGTAGGATTTACAACAAAATCTCCTTCAATACGTCCTACCCGAACCTCTGCAATAGGTCCCGCAAATGGGACATCGGAAATATGCAGCGCAGCGGATGCACCTACAGCGCCCAGCACATCGCCGTCATGTTCACCGTCGGATGAAAGCACTGAACAGATAATTTGGGTTTCATGGGTGTATCCATCCGGGAATAAAGGGCGAAGGCATCGGTCAATCAGCCGGCTGGACAAAATTTCTTTATCATTCGGGCGGCCTTCTCGCTTTATAAATCCACCAGGAAACTTACCGCCCGCAGAAAAGCTCTCGCGGAGGTCAACAGTCATAGGGAAAAATGGCTTATCGGAAGCTTCCTTGGAGCTTACCGCCGTACAGAGTACCATCGTATCTCCCATGCGAACAACAACGGCTCCATCAGCCTGCTTTGCAATACGACCGGTTTCAATGGATAAGCTTTTACCCGGCGCAAATTCAATACTTCTAAAGTCTTCTTTCATGGTCTATTTTCTCTTCAATTCAAATTTTACGTCAATGTATGCGCGAACGATAATCAAATCACCAGGCAAGTATAAGATGAGACGGGCTGCCTTGATTCCAGATCGCACGAAAAGTGTAGCTAAGCAATCATTAAAAAAGGCACGTTCTTAAAACGTGCCTTCTCATGCATTACTTACGAATTCCTAATTCGCTAATAAGCTCACGATATTTCTCAATATCATTCTTCTTCAGGTAGTTTAATAATTTCCTTCGTTTACCTACCATTTTTAATAACCCTCTCCTCGAGGCATGATCCTGCTTGTGATCTTTCAAATGCTCCGTTAAATCATTAATCCGCTCAGTTAAAATAGCGATTTGAGCTTCTGTGGATCCCGTATTCTCTTTGGATCCGCCAAATTTTTCAACAATTTCTTCTTTGCGTTCTTTTGTTATCGACATGTGATAATTAAATTCTGAATTTTCTTTTCTGCAACTACGTAGTTTTAATCTTATTAGCCGTCAAAGATAAACTATTGAGTAATTTTTTGCAATATTTATTGTTCCGCAAGCAGCTGCCTTGCTTTTTTTTCGTCGTCCTTAAGCTGTTGGATAAGTTCATTGATACCGTCAAACTTTACTTCATCCCTTATCCGGTTAAAAAATCGAATTTGGATTTCTTTACCATAAATATCCTGATCAAAATCAAATATATTGACCTCCAAAGTTCGAATAGATCCATCGAAAGTGGGACGTGTACCTATATTCATCATCCCCTTAAACCAATGATCCATAACCCGGATACGTACCGCATAAACTCCATCTTTGGGTATAATTTTCTGGGGATGTTCGGCCTTGATATTAGCAGTCGGATAACCGATCTCCTTCCCCCTTTTGTCTCCATGAACAACCGTACCGTTCAACCGGTAAGCGCGCTCCAACAGCTTAGTCGCTAATTCGACATTTCCCTCCTCGCTTAAGATATTTCGAATGGAAGTACTGCTAACAGCCTGATCCCCCACTTCCCGTTTTGATACCACATAGGTTTCAAAACCGAGCTCAGCACCAAGATCCTCAATAGTTTCTATAGAGCCCTCGCGATTCCGGCCAAACTGGTGATCATAACCTATTACAAATTCACTGACACCAATTTTTTCATAAATGATATCCCGGACAAATTCTTCTGAACTGAGGAGGGAAAAATCGCGATCAAAGGGAATTACAATCATTTCATCAATACCCAGTTCCTGAATAATCTCTGAACGTTCCTGAATGGTCGTCAATAACTTAATACCTTCCTCACCGGGATTAATGATATCCCTCGGATGAGGATCAAAGGTAACCAGCACACTGCGTGCATTACGTTTTTCAGCTTTTCGAACGACCGTATCTAAAATTGCCCGATGGCCTGTGTGGACTCCATCAAATGTACCCACCGTCAATACCGTATTAGAAGTGCGGTCTGCTTCATTGAGCAAAATGTATTCTGCCATTACTAAAAAAGATCTGGGTTAGTAAAAAACCGTTTGCAACAACAAAAGAAGTTAATAACAGTGAAATTAACGCCCACAGAAAGAATCCAAAAAAAGGCTATTCCTCTTCATTATTTTTTTCGCGTTCTTTTCGCTCTTTACGAATCTTTTGAAACAACCCTTCCATCTTCTCAACGTATTCGGCTGTTTGATCATTAATTAAATGAAGTTCCGGTATTCTTCGAACCTGATGACGAATTTTATCGGCTAATTCTTTTCGAATAGCTGCTTTGTTATCTTCCAGATGAGCAAAAAGAGCGTCTTCATCTTTTCCAGGGGCATATACACTCAAATGCACCTTGGCAATCATTAGATCCGGCGTTACTTCCACCTTCGTAACGGTAATAAATGAACCACTGCCCTGATAACTTTTTTGAATGATCTTTCCTAAATCCCGCTGAATTACGGCACTTAGCCGTTCTGTACGAATACTCATAATATTATTTCGCTTTGGGCTTTTAACGAACGAGACTAGTCATTATCGCTATCGCTTTTAACATCTTCGAGGCTACGCCGTGACTCAACGATTTCATAATTTTCAATCACATCGCCCACTTTAATATCATTATAGTTGACAATACTGATACCGCATTCATACCCGGTCTTCACTTCTTTGACGTCCTCTTTAAATCGCTTAAGCGAATCAATCTCACCTTCATAAATAACCACTCCATCGCGGACAATGCGTACCGGGTTATTTCGGTTTATTTTGCCCTCAGTAACATAGCAACCGGCAATGGTTCCTACTTTAGAAACCTTAAATATTTCGCGTACTTCTGCATTACCATACAGTTTTTCACTTATCTCTGGTGAAAGCATACCTTCCATTGCATCCTTAACCTCATCCACGGCATCGTAGATGACACTAAAGAGTCGAATATCAATTTCCTCCTCTTCGGCAACCGACCGGGCATTCGAAGTCGGCCGTACCTGGAAACCGATTATAATAGCATCTGATGCTGAGGCCAGCAATACATCCGATTCGGTTATCGCACCCGCGCCGGTATGAATAATATTAACTGAGACTTCATCATTGCTGAGCTTTTGCAGGGCTCCCGAGAGCGCTTCAATGGAGCCATCCACATCAGCCTTGATAATAATATTCAGATCGGAGACCTCGCCCAGTGCCAGTCGACGGGAAAGGTCATCAAGTGAGAGGTGCTTGGATTTGCGCAGCTCTTGCTCGCGTCGAATTTGTTGACGCTGGCTGGCAATATCCTTGGCTTTTTTCTCACTTTCGATAACCACAAGCTTGTCTCCCGCTTTCGGAATATCATCAAAGCCGGTAAGCTGTACCGGCTCAGAAGGTCCCGCTTCCTCTACTTTATTCCCGAGTTCATTCTCCATGGCTCGAACGCGTCCAAAGCAAGAACCCGCTACGTAAGGATCTCCAACTTTAAGAGTACCATTTTGTACCAAAATATTTGCAACAATCCCTTTCCCCTTGTCAACCCGGGCTTCAAGTACAACTCCGTCTGCCCGACGATCGGGATTCGCTTTCAATTCCATGAGCTCAGCTTCAATAAGTACCTTATCGAGCAGCTCGGGAATACCTTCCCCCGTCATTGCGGATACTTCGGCTGCCTGATTCGTTCCGCCGTACTCCTCTACAATAACATCGTGTTCGGCCAGCTGCTGCTTTATCTTATCAGGATTAGCTGCGGGCTTGTCCATCTTATTAATAGCCACAATGATGGAGACACCTGCAGCCTTAGCGTGGTTAATAGCCTCTACCGTCTGAGGCATCACGGCATCGTCGGCCGCAACAACCAAAATAACGATATCGGTTGCCTGTGCCCCACGTGAACGCATTGCTGTAAATGCCTCGTGGCCAGGAGTATCCAGAAATGTAATCGGACGTCCATCTTCAGTTTCCACCTCATAAGCACCAACGTGCTGAGTAATTCCGCCGGCCTCTCCTTCGGCTACTTGTGATTTTCGAATATAATCAAGCAGTGAAGTTTTACCGTGATCAACGTGGCCCATTACCGTAATAATAGGAGCACGGGGCTGGAGATCTTCCGGATCGTCTTCTTCCAGTTCAATTTCTTCAATAGCCTCTTCGGCATCTACAAACTCTACTTCATAGCCAAATTCTTCGGCAACTAACTCAATAGTGCTGGCATCCAGGCGCTGGTTAATAGAAACCATCATGCCCAGATCCATGCATGTAGTTATAACATCGTTGGTCTTCACGTCCATCAGGTCAGCAAGGTCACTTACCGTAATAAATTCCGTGACCTCAATAATATCTTCTTCAAGTTCTTCGAGTTCTGCCTGTAACTGCTCTTCTTCCTCGCGCTCTTCTTTTCGCTGTCTACGACGTTTTTGTCGACGGCTACCTACCGTTTCAGAGGACTGCATTTTACGCAGTGTCTCCTTCATTTTTTCTTCGACATCCTCTTCATCAACGCGATTATGGCGACCTCGACGTTTTTTCTTTTTCTTCTTTCCCTTGTCCTTGTCTTTTTTCTTACTCTTGGACTTCTTCTGCTTATCAGATTTATCAGAATCCTGACCCTTTCGATCTTTTTTCCGCTTACGTTTTTTACGGCGCTTGGGCTTACTCTCGTCAATCTTAACTTTTCCAAGAACCTTTGTCCCTTTTAACCGACCGGCACGACCACGAATAACTCCTTCTTCCGTTTCTTCTTCATCTTCGTAGTCCTCTTCATCCTCGTAGTCATCCTCATCCTCGTAGTCATCCTCATCCTCGTAGTCATCTTCTTCCGAATCCTCTTCCTCCTCATCATACTCATCATCGTCTTCTTCATCCTCTTCATCTTCTTCATCCTCATCGTCTTCTTCGTCAGATTCGTCTTCCTCTTCTGCTTCTACCTCTTCGACCTCCTCGGCTTCTTCATCCTCACTTTCTTCAATATCATCATCCGTATCGTCTTCTGATTCTGATACGGTTTCTTCTTCCTGAAGCTCTTCGGTTTCTTCTATTTCCGTTTCCTCAATATCCTCGTCTTCTTCATCTTCCTCGGGCTCCTCTTTCAGGGTCTCATCTTCTGTTTCTTCAGAAACGACTTCTTCATCCTCAGCAGGTTCTTCTGCCTCTTCTTCAACGAGATCTTCTTCTGTATCTTCCTCAACCTGTTCATCATCCAAAGGTTCGAGTCCCTCAATTTCTTCTTCGGGCTCCTCTTCAGGTTCTACCTCTTCCTGAGGTTCAATGGGCAGCTCTTCTTCGAGTGGTTCAAGCGTATCTTCAATAGAAACACTCTCGTTACGGCTGGCACGAATTTGATCGCGGCGGCTGGCATACTCTTCCTTTGCTTTGGCGTGTTGTTGACTATTGGCTTTATCAACGCCGTATACCTCTTCCAGCACCTCATACATTTCAGATGTAATTTTGGTATTGGGCTTATTGGCTACCTCAAAGCCTTCATCCGAAAGCGAATCTACAATAGATGTAGTAGACACGTTAAATTCGGATGCAACTTTAAATAACCGTTTTGGCTTATCCTTTGGCGACATATAAATCTATTTCTGAAAAGTGCGTTTCTTATTTATTTAAAAACAGCCGTTTAACGTACTAAGTATAAGGGAAAACTCGCTGAAGAGAAATGTAAGTTTATACTTAATCATTCATCTTCAAACTCATACGCAATTATATCTATAATACGTTCAGCTTCATCTTCTGTAATCTCTCCTTCGGTTCTCCGGACGATTTCTTCTTCATCCAGATCCAGCACCTGACGGGCAGTATCACACCCAATATCATGAAGCTGCTGGATAACCTCCGGACCAAAATCAATTTCAAATTCCTGAAGATCGATATCATCTTCTTCTTCAACCTCTCGATAGACATCAATTTCACAATCTGTCAGTTTAGATGCCAAACGGATATTTACTCCGCCCTTACCAATCGCTTTAGATACCTCATCAGCTGGCACAAGTACTTTGGCAAGGCTTCCGTCTTCACTAAAATCAACACTCAACACCTCTGCGGGTTGAAGTGCTCTTTTAATAAACTCATGTTTATCATCCGTATAATTGATTACATCAATATTTTCATTCTGGAGCTCTCGCACAATGGCATGAATCCGGATACCTTTCATACCCACACACGCTCCTACCGGGTCGACACGTTCGTCGTGCGACATAACAGCCACTTTTGATCGGTCACCGGGTTCACGGGCAATACGGACCAGTTCAATAATTCCATCAAATACTTCAGGAATTTCATTTTCAAACAACCGCTCTAAAAATAACGGAGATGTTCGGGAAATAATAACCGATGGATTACCATTATAACGCTTCACCTCTTTTACTACAGCCCGTATAGTATCGCCCTTCCGGTATTTATCCTTATAAATCTGTTCTGACTTGGGTAAGACCAGCTCCACTCCGTTGTGGTTGACCAGCATTTCGCGGCTGCGGATCTGATACACATCTCCCAGCACGATTTCACCTACGCGGTCAGAATATTCTTCAAATATATTATCTTTCTCAATTTCGCGAATGCGCTGAGCCAATTGCTGCCGCGCCATCATCACGGCACGACGTCCAAAATCCTGAATGGAAAGTTCCTGTGCAAATTCGTCGTACAACTCCAAATCAGGATCATGCTCTAAGGCCTCATCTATGGTAATCTCCTGCACTTCATCGGTCAACTCTTCTTCCGGAACAACTTCCCGAATATGAAGAATCTGAATTTCTCCCCGATCAGCATTTAAAATTACCTCAAAAGCGTCGTCAGAACCATACTTCTTACGAATCATCGTTCTGAAAACATCTTCCAGAATAGATAATAATAGCTCTTTTTCTATATCCTTATCTTTTGCAATTTCAGCAAAAGACTGAATAATTTTCTTGGATACGTCGTTTGACATCAGTTAACTCCTGTATGCTTAGAATTATTTAAAAGAAGGAATAATTTTAGTTTCCACAAGATCCTCAAAAGGTAAATTGACTGTCGTTTGTTCATTGATCTCTACAGCAATACCTTTTTCGGTTACTTCCTGCAAAATACCTTCTACTTTAAGATCTTCTCCGTCTTGTTCATATTTTACCTCAACCTTACGTCCCGCGTTCTTAGGGTATTGGCGACGATCAATCAGTGGCCGATCCAGTCCGGGTGAAGACACGTTGATGCGATAATGTCCGGAAAAAAGCTCGTGGGCATCCATTAAAAACCCCAGCTCATTGCTTATTTCCGCACATTCGTCCATATTTACTCCGCGATCTTCGCCATCGACGGAGACCCATATCTCGGGAGTATCCCCGCCTTTTATTTCAACATCAACAAGGAAAAAATCGGTCGTTGACAGCACCGATTCAGCCAGCTCTGATATTTTATTTATAACGCTATTCGTCACAATTTCCGTAATTACAGGTACAAAAAAAAGTGAGTACCTTGCGGCGCTCACTTAAAGCAATCAAAGATACCGTTAATACTCTTAAAAAACAACTCCCTCCCAATCCCTCTTTCATGCTTTGACCCCTATTTCGAAATTATATTTCTACATTTTTATTTTTTAGAAAATCTTGTACCATACTCTTTCGAGTTTAAGGTCTATTGTAAAAGAAGCGTATTAAAATCATTCTTTCAATGTTAAAATTTATATTTACCTATCTTCTCTTTCTGTTATTCACAGCTCCCACCCTAGCTCAACAAATTGATATCAAGGCTACCTCTGCCGGGGAAAGAGCCCAGTCCATTGAGCAGCGCCACCAAATGCGAACCAACTCCATCTTTAAGGAATATCCCGTGCGCAATGTCGGACCGGTCGTAGTCGGGGGACGGATTACGGACCTGGCTGTTCAAAGTGAAAATCCCAGAAATTTCTACATTGCCTTTGCTTCGGGTGGGGTTTTTAAAACCCATAATAGCGGCAACACCATGGAACCCATTTTTGACCATCAGGGAACGCTTACGATTGGAGACCTCGCCATATCACAAGCGGACAAGGATATTATTTGGGTAGGAACCGGAGAAAACAACAGCAGCCGATCCAGTTATGCCGGAACGGGGGTTTACAAAAGTATGGACGGAGGAGAAAGCTGGGAATTTGTAGGGCTACGGGACTCACAGCACATCGGGCGTATTATTACTCACCCTACAGATCCGGATATTGCCTGGATAGCCAGTATGGGTCCCCTTTACTCCGCCAATGAAGTGCGAGGGATATACAAAACAACCGATGGCGGGAACAGCTGGACCCAAACCCTTACCCCGCCCGACAGTACCGGGGCTATTGATCTGATCCAACATCCCAAAAATCCTGACAAGCTTTGGGCCACCACCTGGGAGCGCTACCGCCAGGCGTGGAACTTCGACGAAGCAGGACCAGGTTCTGCAATTTATGTCTCGGAAAATGGAGGGGAAAGCTGGCAGAAATCAATGAAAGGATTCCCCGATAAGAAATACGTGGGACGAATCGGCCTGGATATCAGCCAAAGCAACCCGAATATCCTCTACGCTTTTCTCGACAACCAAAAAGAAACCAAAACAAAAAAGGAGACCGATTCGGATGAACTGACGCAAGCCGACTTTATTGAAATGGAGCGGGAGGAGTTTCTAAATCTTGATAACGAAAAGTTAAATGACTTTTTGCGCAACAATGACTTTCAACGGGAATACACTGCTGAAAGCGTAAAAGAGGATGTCCGGGCGGGCGAATATCCTCCGAAAGCCCTCGCCGACTATCTGGGTGACGCCAATGAAGCCCTTTTTGAGAGTAGTATTGAGGGGGCCCAAGTCTATCGCTCGGAAGATGGGGGAAAGACTTGGAATAAGATTAACAGCTATCCACTCGATAATCTTATTTATACCTATGGATACTACTTTGGTGAGGTGCGGGTATCCCCAACGAATCCGGATGAACTCTATATTCTGGGTGTTCCCCTGCTAAAATCTACCGACGGGGGAAAGACCTGGAAAGCCATTGCCGAAAACCAGGATGTACACGTTGATCATCACGCTATGTGGATCGATCCCGAGGATCCGGAACACTTGTTTTTAGGTAATGATGGCGGACTTTATGAAAGTCATGACGGAGGTAAAAACTTCATCCATCATAACAATGCCCCGGTCGGACAGTTTTATACGGTTGCCGTGGATATGGAAGAACCATATAACATCTATGGGGGACTTCAGGATAACGGAGTGCTTACCGGCTCTTCCCAAGGTTCCCCCAACGACGGCAATGAATGGGAGCAGCTGTTTGGCGGGGATGGCATGCATATAGCCGTTCATCCCGAAGATAGTGACCGTATCTATATGGGATATCAATTCGGAAATTACTTTCGGCTCGACAGGTCCGATAGCCAATACGAACGCATCACTCCCAAACATCATATTGGAGAAGCTCCCTATCGCTTCAACTGGAACACGCCCATCGAAATGAGTAATCACAATCCCGATATTCTTTATTTCGGTTCTCAAAAAATCAACCGGAGTATGGATACTGGAAAAACCTGGAAAACTATCAGTCCCGATTTAACTCATGATCTTCCGAGCGGGAACGTTCCCTACTCCACTCTCACCACTATCTCAGAATCTCCCCTCGATTTTAGTGTTATCTGGGCAGGAACCGACGATGGTAACATACAGGTCACAAAAGATGGAGGGACCAGCTGGGATTTGGTATCCGATGAATTGCCCCGGCGCCGGTGGGTTAGCGAGGTACAGGCTTCTCCCCACTATACGGCCACAGCTTACGCTTCTCTCAACGGCTACCGTTACGATGAGTTTAAAACGTATCTCTACAAAACAACGGATTACGGAAAAAACTGGCACTCCATAAAAGGGAATCTACCCGACGACGTAGCAAATGTTATTGCTCAGGATCCAAAGTATCCGGATCTTCTGTACGCTGGCTTCGACCATGGTACCTATCTCAGCTTTGATGATGGCAATGAATGGTTTCTGATAAATGATATTCCCAACGTGGCGGCCTACGATATGGTCGTTCATCCCCGCGAGCTGGAGCTCATAGTTGGAACACACGGGCGCAGCGTATATGTTATGGATCTCAAACCTATTCACACAGTAGCTAAAAACAAGAACCAAAAGGTTTTGGCTCTTACTATTGATGATATCTCACATTCCGAAAATTGGGGCCAGCGCCCGGTCCCTTATCGCCCGGTTAATGAACCATCCGCAAAATGGATGTACTGGATTGGAGACGAGCAGGTACAAAATCAGTCTATAGAAATTACTGTGAAAGATAATAAGGATAATACCGTTACTACCCTCACCGATCGGGCCAGCTATGGCTTCAATA
This genomic interval carries:
- a CDS encoding M16 family metallopeptidase; amino-acid sequence: MDNEKQEQLNSVKKTILDNGLKIVTERVPSVKSVSVGIWAKTGSRNESQNLSGVTHFLEHMLFKGTETRSSYDIAMSMESVGGYLNAFTSSEYTCYYSRCLNTQLDKALDVLSDMVLHPSFPEEEIQKEKKVVIEEMKMYRDSPNDYLFEKFGAKIFEGHPLGRPTLGYEETVSSFSRDNLYEYMEGRYQPLNLLVAVAGNVEHEEVVELVDRVFGDIENKELKELDQTLPEYQVEKLKLTKPIEQTHLITGRRGLHYDHDDKYRLLLANTVLGGGMSSRLHQNVREKYGYCYTITSFNQSYTDTGLYGIYVGTDEEYLDHVRELINRELDQLIEEPIPEQELEEAKSQLKGKLMLSLESMSNRMSRLAKSEIYFNRYITLDELVENIDEVQADEVQKFAREFFSKNTFSEAVLTPEK
- the pnp gene encoding polyribonucleotide nucleotidyltransferase; its protein translation is MKEDFRSIEFAPGKSLSIETGRIAKQADGAVVVRMGDTMVLCTAVSSKEASDKPFFPMTVDLRESFSAGGKFPGGFIKREGRPNDKEILSSRLIDRCLRPLFPDGYTHETQIICSVLSSDGEHDGDVLGAVGASAALHISDVPFAGPIAEVRVGRIEGDFVVNPTISEMEGSDIDMIIGGTAESVSMMEGEMDEVSEEEMLEAIKVGHEAIKKLCAFQEELREEFGKPKREFEPEPVDEDLETKVKELAQEKVREIVHIGLGKEAYSEKLDGLKESVVEELTGQEEYEDAKDDIKDILSTIEKNQLRAMILEEKRRIDGRSPEDIRDIWTQVDYLARTHGSAIFTRGETQSLVSVTLGTQKDAQSIDTLLQEKDKKFFLHYNFPNYSVGEAGFMRGPGRREIGHGHLAERSISKLMPSFDEFGYVIRVISDITESNGSSSMASVCGGSMALMDAGVPLKKPVAGIAMGMIVGENESVVLSDIRGEEDFMGDMDFKTAGSRDGITACQMDMKVSGISYEKLEEALEQARKGRLHILDKMAETISEPREQISEFAPQFINMEIDADEIGSVIGPGGKVIQTLQKETDTEIWVEEDEEREVGKITITADALSKAEEAKKRIEGIVGHLEEGATYHGTVKAIKDYGAFVEIVPGKDGLLHVSEINHSHVKNVSDVLSVGDEIDVKLLKVEHGGKLRLSRKALLPEDEN
- the rpsO gene encoding 30S ribosomal protein S15, with the translated sequence MSITKERKEEIVEKFGGSKENTGSTEAQIAILTERINDLTEHLKDHKQDHASRRGLLKMVGKRRKLLNYLKKNDIEKYRELISELGIRK
- a CDS encoding bifunctional riboflavin kinase/FAD synthetase; translated protein: MAEYILLNEADRTSNTVLTVGTFDGVHTGHRAILDTVVRKAEKRNARSVLVTFDPHPRDIINPGEEGIKLLTTIQERSEIIQELGIDEMIVIPFDRDFSLLSSEEFVRDIIYEKIGVSEFVIGYDHQFGRNREGSIETIEDLGAELGFETYVVSKREVGDQAVSSTSIRNILSEEGNVELATKLLERAYRLNGTVVHGDKRGKEIGYPTANIKAEHPQKIIPKDGVYAVRIRVMDHWFKGMMNIGTRPTFDGSIRTLEVNIFDFDQDIYGKEIQIRFFNRIRDEVKFDGINELIQQLKDDEKKARQLLAEQ
- the rbfA gene encoding 30S ribosome-binding factor RbfA: MSIRTERLSAVIQRDLGKIIQKSYQGSGSFITVTKVEVTPDLMIAKVHLSVYAPGKDEDALFAHLEDNKAAIRKELADKIRHQVRRIPELHLINDQTAEYVEKMEGLFQKIRKERKEREKNNEEE
- the infB gene encoding translation initiation factor IF-2 — protein: MSTTSIVDSLSDEGFEVANKPNTKITSEMYEVLEEVYGVDKANSQQHAKAKEEYASRRDQIRASRNESVSIEDTLEPLEEELPIEPQEEVEPEEEPEEEIEGLEPLDDEQVEEDTEEDLVEEEAEEPAEDEEVVSEETEDETLKEEPEEDEEDEDIEETEIEETEELQEEETVSESEDDTDDDIEESEDEEAEEVEEVEAEEEDESDEEDDEDEEDEEDEEDDDEYDEEEEDSEEDDYEDEDDYEDEDDYEDEEDYEDEEETEEGVIRGRAGRLKGTKVLGKVKIDESKPKRRKKRKRKKDRKGQDSDKSDKQKKSKSKKKDKDKGKKKKKKRRGRHNRVDEEDVEEKMKETLRKMQSSETVGSRRQKRRRQRKEEREEEEQLQAELEELEEDIIEVTEFITVSDLADLMDVKTNDVITTCMDLGMMVSINQRLDASTIELVAEEFGYEVEFVDAEEAIEEIELEEDDPEDLQPRAPIITVMGHVDHGKTSLLDYIRKSQVAEGEAGGITQHVGAYEVETEDGRPITFLDTPGHEAFTAMRSRGAQATDIVILVVAADDAVMPQTVEAINHAKAAGVSIIVAINKMDKPAANPDKIKQQLAEHDVIVEEYGGTNQAAEVSAMTGEGIPELLDKVLIEAELMELKANPDRRADGVVLEARVDKGKGIVANILVQNGTLKVGDPYVAGSCFGRVRAMENELGNKVEEAGPSEPVQLTGFDDIPKAGDKLVVIESEKKAKDIASQRQQIRREQELRKSKHLSLDDLSRRLALGEVSDLNIIIKADVDGSIEALSGALQKLSNDEVSVNIIHTGAGAITESDVLLASASDAIIIGFQVRPTSNARSVAEEEEIDIRLFSVIYDAVDEVKDAMEGMLSPEISEKLYGNAEVREIFKVSKVGTIAGCYVTEGKINRNNPVRIVRDGVVIYEGEIDSLKRFKEDVKEVKTGYECGISIVNYNDIKVGDVIENYEIVESRRSLEDVKSDSDND